A portion of the Polaribacter cellanae genome contains these proteins:
- the hemW gene encoding radical SAM family heme chaperone HemW, with product MSGIYIHIPFCKQACFYCDFHFSTSLKKKEEMISSLVKEIEIRKDELENKIVETIYFGGGTPSVLNTGEIQFLIAAVYDNFEVVETPEITLEANPDDLSEEKIVALSKSPINRLSIGVQSFFEKDLKLMNRAHNAEEAKNCLQIASQYFTNISVDLIYGIPNCTNEEWRENIKTALSFGIPHISSYALTVEPKTALETLIAKGKIKNVDEEKAQEQFYILISALEKAGFINYELSNFGEENFFSKNNSSYWLGKSYLGIGPSAHSFDGKQRSWNVRNNTKYIKSIQEDKLPIEREILSKTDTYNEYIMTGLRTIWGVSLNKIKSDFGEKYLNYLKNQSKKYIKQELLEITETTNGIKKLTTTKKGKFLVDGIASDLFMLN from the coding sequence ATGTCTGGAATCTACATTCACATACCATTTTGCAAACAAGCGTGTTTTTATTGCGATTTTCATTTTTCTACTTCTTTGAAAAAGAAAGAAGAAATGATTTCTTCACTTGTAAAAGAAATCGAAATTAGAAAAGACGAATTAGAGAATAAAATTGTTGAAACCATTTATTTTGGAGGAGGAACTCCTTCTGTTTTAAATACGGGAGAAATTCAGTTTTTAATAGCTGCTGTTTACGATAATTTCGAAGTTGTAGAAACACCAGAAATTACTCTAGAAGCAAACCCAGATGATTTATCTGAAGAAAAAATTGTAGCACTTTCTAAATCGCCAATTAATCGATTAAGTATTGGAGTTCAATCTTTTTTTGAGAAAGATTTAAAGTTGATGAATCGTGCTCATAATGCAGAAGAAGCTAAAAATTGTTTGCAAATTGCTTCGCAGTATTTTACAAATATTTCTGTCGATTTAATTTATGGAATTCCAAATTGTACCAATGAAGAGTGGAGAGAAAATATAAAAACTGCTTTAAGTTTTGGCATTCCTCATATTTCTAGTTACGCATTAACAGTTGAACCCAAAACAGCTTTAGAAACATTAATTGCAAAAGGAAAAATTAAAAATGTAGATGAGGAGAAAGCCCAAGAACAGTTTTATATTTTAATTTCAGCATTAGAAAAAGCGGGTTTTATCAATTATGAATTATCGAATTTTGGTGAGGAAAATTTTTTCAGCAAAAACAACTCTTCTTATTGGTTAGGAAAATCTTATTTAGGAATTGGACCTTCTGCACATTCTTTCGATGGAAAACAACGTAGTTGGAATGTTAGAAATAATACGAAATATATAAAATCGATTCAAGAAGATAAATTACCAATTGAAAGAGAAATTTTATCTAAAACGGATACTTATAACGAATATATAATGACAGGTTTAAGAACTATTTGGGGTGTTTCTTTAAATAAAATAAAAAGTGATTTTGGAGAAAAATATCTAAATTATTTAAAAAATCAATCTAAGAAATATATTAAACAAGAATTGTTAGAAATTACCGAAACTACAAATGGAATAAAGAAATTAACCACTACAAAAAAAGGAAAATTCTTAGTAGATGGAATAGCATCCGACCTTTTTATGCTAAATTAA
- a CDS encoding glycosyltransferase family 2 protein yields the protein MIWCTIFILILYAILIIALALGFTKVDEFKYENLQSKTTFSVIIPFRNEAENLQDLLQSISLLNYPKELVEFIFVDDASSDNSVEIINDFIFCKVERSRDLKPLDCARGDILVLNNVRTSNSPKKDAITTAISIAKNKWILTTDADCILPENWLKTFDDFIQTNNPKMVVAPVNYLAKNRFLEQFQLLDFMSLQGTTIGGFGINFPFMCNGANLGYKKEEFLKLNGFKGNNTIASGDDIFLFEKFLESDKKSVRFLKSEEAFVTTFPVKTWKDLLNQRIRWASKTSRFKDYKVKLIGLLVFLANLIVIFSFFYFDDFLFVFLPITVKLIIDLYLFIPTINFYNHKKTFYKWYLFCSFFYPFFSVFIVFNAVFSKYKWKGRQFKK from the coding sequence ATGATTTGGTGTACTATTTTCATATTAATTTTATACGCAATTTTAATTATTGCATTGGCTTTGGGTTTTACCAAAGTTGATGAATTTAAGTACGAAAATTTACAATCAAAAACTACCTTTTCTGTAATTATTCCTTTTAGAAATGAAGCTGAAAATTTGCAAGATTTATTACAATCTATTTCTCTATTAAATTACCCAAAAGAATTGGTGGAATTTATTTTTGTAGATGATGCTTCTTCGGATAATTCTGTAGAAATTATTAATGATTTTATTTTTTGTAAGGTCGAGCGCAGTCGAGACCTAAAACCTCTCGACTGCGCTCGAGGAGACATTTTAGTTCTCAATAATGTAAGAACTTCAAATTCCCCAAAAAAAGATGCGATTACTACTGCAATTTCAATCGCTAAAAACAAATGGATTCTTACTACAGATGCAGATTGTATTTTACCAGAAAATTGGTTAAAAACGTTTGATGATTTTATTCAAACCAACAACCCAAAAATGGTGGTTGCTCCTGTAAATTATTTAGCTAAAAATAGGTTTTTAGAACAGTTTCAATTGTTAGATTTTATGAGTTTGCAAGGAACCACAATTGGTGGTTTTGGAATTAATTTTCCTTTTATGTGTAATGGTGCAAATTTGGGATATAAAAAAGAAGAATTCTTAAAACTAAATGGTTTTAAAGGAAACAATACTATTGCAAGTGGAGACGATATTTTTCTGTTTGAAAAATTTTTAGAAAGTGATAAAAAATCTGTCCGATTTTTAAAATCCGAAGAAGCTTTTGTCACAACTTTTCCTGTAAAAACTTGGAAAGACTTGCTAAATCAAAGAATTCGTTGGGCATCTAAAACGAGTAGATTTAAAGATTATAAAGTAAAATTGATTGGTTTATTGGTATTTTTAGCAAACTTGATTGTTATTTTCAGTTTCTTTTATTTTGATGATTTTCTGTTTGTATTTCTTCCAATAACTGTAAAATTAATTATTGATTTGTATTTATTTATACCAACAATCAATTTTTACAATCACAAGAAAACATTCTACAAATGGTATTTATTTTGTAGTTTTTTCTATCCATTTTTTAGTGTATTTATTGTTTTTAATGCTGTATTTTCTAAATATAAATGGAAAGGGAGACAGTTTAAGAAGTAA
- a CDS encoding branched-chain amino acid aminotransferase — MSSNIEIKHIKKSKIDSVDFNNLPFGSVFSDHMLVCDFKDGKWQTPVIEPFAPISLNPSAKIFHYGQSIFEGMKAYKDAEGNTLLFRPLDNCKRLNKSAERLVIPQIPEDVFMDGLKALLKVDEAWIPTNDGSSLYIRPFMFATGNGFHASPANEYKLLICTAPSGAYFAGKVKVLIEEKYARAANGGVGYAKAGGNYAAQFYPTQLAIEKGYNQVIWTDDNTHEYIEEAGAMNIFIRINDTLITSPTSDRILDGITRKSVIQIAEDMNINVEVRKISVSEVITAAQSGNLKEMFGAGTAAVISPIAGFGYQGTDYDLPELETPFAGTLKKAITDIQTNKAKDPYGWRVVVK; from the coding sequence ATGAGTTCTAACATAGAAATCAAACATATAAAAAAGTCTAAAATAGATAGTGTAGACTTTAATAACTTACCTTTTGGTAGCGTTTTTTCGGATCATATGCTTGTTTGTGATTTTAAAGATGGAAAATGGCAAACACCAGTTATAGAGCCTTTTGCTCCAATTTCTTTAAATCCGTCTGCGAAAATTTTTCATTATGGACAATCGATTTTCGAAGGAATGAAAGCTTACAAAGATGCAGAAGGAAACACCTTATTATTTAGACCTTTAGACAATTGTAAACGTTTAAATAAATCTGCAGAACGTTTGGTAATTCCACAAATTCCTGAAGACGTTTTTATGGATGGTTTAAAAGCATTATTAAAAGTAGATGAAGCTTGGATTCCTACAAACGACGGAAGTTCTTTATACATTCGTCCGTTTATGTTTGCTACTGGAAACGGTTTTCACGCATCACCTGCAAATGAGTATAAATTATTAATTTGCACTGCACCTTCTGGAGCTTATTTTGCTGGAAAAGTAAAGGTTTTAATTGAAGAAAAATACGCACGTGCTGCAAATGGTGGAGTTGGTTATGCAAAAGCGGGTGGAAATTATGCTGCGCAATTTTACCCAACACAATTAGCCATTGAAAAAGGGTACAATCAAGTAATTTGGACGGACGATAATACACATGAGTATATTGAAGAAGCTGGTGCCATGAATATTTTCATTAGAATTAACGATACTCTAATTACAAGTCCTACAAGTGATCGTATTTTAGACGGAATTACACGTAAAAGTGTTATTCAAATTGCAGAAGACATGAATATTAATGTTGAAGTGCGTAAAATTTCGGTTTCTGAAGTTATTACAGCTGCACAATCTGGAAATTTAAAAGAAATGTTTGGAGCTGGAACTGCGGCTGTGATTTCGCCAATTGCAGGTTTTGGTTACCAAGGAACAGATTACGATTTACCTGAATTAGAAACTCCTTTTGCTGGAACTTTAAAGAAAGCAATTACAGATATTCAAACAAACAAAGCTAAAGATCCTTATGGTTGGAGGGTTGTTGTGAAATAA
- the mnmD gene encoding tRNA (5-methylaminomethyl-2-thiouridine)(34)-methyltransferase MnmD — protein sequence MKREILITSDGSTTIHLPDWNEQYHSKNGSINETYHVFIESGLKQVSLDKVSILEIGFGTGLNAFITYLEAKKPIDYVGVEAYPVTSEEIEKMNFISVLDVKEEDAIFNKMHEVSWEEKHPITNNFSLTKRKQFFEDITDVNAFNLIYFDAFGARVQPQLWTEEIFAKMFTSLKENGILVTYSGKGSVRRAMQAVGFTVERLPGPPGKREMLRAIKKVGSTPQ from the coding sequence TTGAAAAGAGAAATATTAATTACTTCAGATGGTTCTACAACCATACATTTACCAGATTGGAATGAGCAATACCATTCTAAAAATGGCTCGATTAACGAAACCTACCACGTTTTTATCGAAAGTGGCTTAAAGCAAGTTTCTTTAGATAAAGTTTCCATTTTAGAAATTGGTTTTGGTACAGGTTTAAATGCTTTTATTACCTATTTAGAAGCAAAAAAACCGATTGATTATGTTGGAGTAGAAGCGTATCCTGTAACTTCTGAAGAAATCGAAAAAATGAATTTTATTTCGGTTTTAGATGTCAAAGAAGAAGATGCGATTTTTAATAAAATGCACGAAGTTTCTTGGGAAGAAAAACACCCAATTACCAATAATTTCTCACTCACAAAAAGGAAACAATTTTTCGAAGATATTACAGATGTAAATGCTTTTAATTTAATTTATTTCGATGCTTTTGGAGCAAGAGTACAACCACAATTATGGACAGAAGAAATCTTCGCTAAAATGTTTACTTCACTAAAAGAAAATGGAATTCTAGTAACCTATTCCGGAAAAGGAAGCGTAAGAAGAGCCATGCAAGCAGTTGGTTTTACTGTAGAACGTTTGCCTGGACCTCCAGGAAAAAGAGAAATGCTAAGAGCGATTAAGAAAGTTGGTAGTACTCCTCAGTAG
- a CDS encoding four helix bundle protein, with protein MSFIDLLAFKKSFTLSMKIFELSKSFPKEERYSLTDQIRRSSRSVSANISEAYRKRQYPRHFSSKLTDSDAENSETLTWLMFALECKYIDKGTFENLSAENSEVGKLINYMINNPDKFGVK; from the coding sequence ATGAGTTTTATAGACCTATTAGCATTTAAAAAATCGTTTACTTTATCGATGAAAATTTTTGAACTTTCTAAATCTTTTCCAAAAGAAGAAAGATATTCTCTAACAGATCAAATAAGAAGATCTTCTAGAAGTGTGTCTGCAAATATATCTGAAGCTTATAGAAAAAGGCAGTATCCAAGACACTTTTCAAGTAAATTAACTGATTCTGATGCTGAAAATTCGGAAACTTTAACTTGGCTAATGTTTGCTTTAGAATGTAAATATATTGATAAAGGGACTTTTGAAAATTTATCTGCTGAAAACTCAGAAGTTGGAAAGTTAATTAATTACATGATTAATAATCCTGATAAATTTGGAGTTAAATAG
- a CDS encoding cyclase family protein — protein MKATIEYNSRKIVVNISEPIDISIPIDVSKENVNAWYIGDPKIFPEDFEGNIAKVSEGAVINFNNIHFNPHSHITHTECVGHITEKVHSVNKNLKYFIFLAEVVTVAPESKGEDFVISAKQLRTALGNKKRDAIVIRTIPNLRDKRSMRYSNTNPPYLLEEAAIYLREKGIKHLLIDLPSVDKEKDNGELLSHNAFWNTSGKIRMNATITEFIYVPNSVEDGEYLLNLMIAPFENDATPSKPVLYKILK, from the coding sequence ATGAAAGCAACCATAGAATATAATTCCAGAAAAATAGTCGTAAATATCTCTGAGCCTATAGACATTTCTATACCTATAGATGTTTCTAAAGAGAATGTAAATGCTTGGTATATAGGTGACCCAAAAATTTTTCCAGAAGATTTCGAAGGGAATATTGCTAAAGTTTCTGAAGGTGCAGTTATCAATTTTAACAATATTCATTTTAACCCACATTCGCATATTACACATACAGAATGTGTTGGGCATATTACAGAAAAAGTACATTCTGTAAATAAAAATTTAAAATATTTTATATTTCTGGCAGAAGTTGTTACAGTGGCTCCAGAAAGCAAAGGAGAAGATTTTGTAATTTCTGCCAAACAATTAAGAACTGCTTTAGGAAATAAGAAAAGAGATGCGATTGTAATTCGAACAATTCCGAATTTAAGGGATAAAAGATCGATGCGTTATTCGAATACGAATCCACCTTATTTATTAGAAGAAGCAGCAATTTATTTACGAGAAAAAGGAATAAAACATTTGTTAATCGATTTGCCTTCAGTAGATAAAGAAAAAGATAATGGCGAATTACTATCTCACAACGCTTTTTGGAATACTTCAGGAAAAATAAGAATGAATGCTACAATTACAGAGTTTATTTATGTGCCAAATTCGGTTGAAGATGGTGAATATTTACTGAATTTAATGATTGCGCCTTTCGAAAACGATGCAACTCCAAGCAAACCTGTTTTGTATAAAATTCTAAAGTAA
- the dnaE gene encoding DNA polymerase III subunit alpha, with amino-acid sequence MYLIFDTETTGLPKSWNAPITDTDNWPRCVQIAWQLHDEMGNVLEHNDFLVKPEGYNIPYDAERIHGISTELAEEKGIDLDEGLRLFNEALGKTKFIVGQNLRFDINIMGCEFHRLGVENNLTSLPVLDTCTEKTALLCQIPGGRGGKFKLPTLTELHNHLFGVGFGEAHNASADVEATTRCFLELIRLREFTKEELDVDEDYFKNFSEANPKPIQVIGLKHINLKKESEQIRQRLEKLKDTADTKSTSAGLAELKDVKFAHLHNHTQFSVLQSTMQIGNIVKAATKDNMPAIAMTDTANMMASFHFVSAILNHNKNAENPIKPIIGCEFNVCEDHKNKSVKDNGYQVVLLAKNKKGYHNLAKMSSIAFVDGFYYVPRIDKEIIKKYKEDIIVLTGNLYGEVPSKILNLGEKQAEEALLWWKEQFQDDLYIEVMRHNQQDENIVNETLLKFSKAHDVKIVATNNTFYLEKKDANAHDILLCVKDGEKQATPKGKGRGYRYGLPNEEYYFKSSDEMKTLFADLPEAIINIQEIVDKVEIFTLARDVLLPAFDIPEEFVSEEDKKDGGKRGENKFLRHLTYEGAKKRYGEITESIKERLDFELSVIEKTGYPGYFLIVEDFIREARNMDVAVGPGRGSAAGSVVAYCLWITNIDPIQYDLLFERFLNPERVSMPDIDIDFDDEGRSRVMDYVIDKYGANQVAQIITYGTMAAKSSIRDTARVLDLPLFEADRIAKLIPGIKLKNIFGDDAKSKGKVEGLRAEEKQLVEELRHMSFGNDLVSETINKATILEGSVRNTGIHACGVIITPGDITNYVPVALAKDSDMYVTQFDNSVVESAGLLKMDFLGLKTLTLIKDTVKIVKAKHGVELDPETFPLDDEKTYELFQRGETVGIFQYESPGMQKHMRSLKPTVFADLIAMNALYRPGPMEYIPSFINRKHGTEDIEYDLPAMEEYLAETYGITVYQEQVMLLSQKLANFTKGEADVLRKAMGKKQIAVLDKMKPKFIEQAAANGHDAKKLEKIWKDWEAFASYAFNKSHSTCYAWIAYQTAYLKAHYPAEYMASVLSNNMKDIKAVSFFMEECKRMGLQVLGPDLNESFLKFSVNKEGAVRFGMAAVKGVGAAAVRAIIKEREENGNYTSIFDLAKRVDLRAANKKSFDSLVKAGAFDSFTNTHRAQYFAKDEKGITFLERAMKFGSKFQENENSAQVSMFGEASTVQFPEPDIPQCETWGTMELLSQEKEVIGIYISAHPLDDFKNELKFCNASLKYFKADLAKFVNMNLAFAAIITDVQHRVSKAGKGWAMFTMEDYGDSHEFRIFGEDYLRMKHFLVPNSFLFVRCTIQPGWTNKEGVTGEPRLKFTEMKLLHDIMDELCKKVTIQLPLNEIKEDTILNLESILKNSPGKQNLNFTVWDEKEKLEVSLPSRNTKIHITNELLATLESQQIQFKLN; translated from the coding sequence TCATAGACTAGGAGTTGAAAATAACCTGACTTCCCTTCCAGTTTTAGATACTTGTACCGAAAAAACGGCACTACTATGTCAAATTCCTGGTGGTCGAGGAGGAAAATTCAAACTACCAACTTTAACAGAATTGCACAATCATTTATTTGGTGTTGGTTTTGGTGAAGCGCACAATGCGAGTGCCGATGTTGAAGCAACAACACGTTGTTTTTTAGAATTGATTCGTTTACGAGAATTCACCAAAGAAGAGTTAGATGTAGATGAAGATTACTTCAAAAATTTCTCGGAAGCAAACCCAAAACCTATTCAGGTTATTGGTTTAAAACACATCAACCTTAAAAAAGAAAGCGAACAAATTCGCCAACGTCTTGAGAAATTAAAAGATACTGCAGATACAAAATCGACTTCTGCTGGTTTGGCGGAATTAAAAGATGTAAAATTTGCACATTTGCACAATCACACGCAATTTTCTGTGTTACAATCTACCATGCAAATTGGCAATATTGTAAAAGCAGCTACCAAAGACAATATGCCAGCCATTGCAATGACAGATACTGCAAACATGATGGCATCTTTTCATTTTGTAAGTGCGATTTTAAATCATAATAAAAATGCAGAAAACCCCATAAAACCAATTATTGGGTGCGAATTTAATGTTTGTGAAGATCATAAAAATAAATCTGTAAAAGACAATGGTTATCAAGTTGTTTTATTGGCGAAAAACAAAAAAGGGTATCATAATTTAGCGAAAATGTCTTCCATCGCATTTGTCGATGGTTTCTATTATGTTCCTAGAATTGATAAAGAAATTATTAAAAAATATAAGGAAGATATTATTGTTTTAACGGGAAATTTATATGGAGAGGTTCCAAGTAAAATTCTAAATCTCGGAGAAAAACAAGCAGAAGAAGCGTTACTTTGGTGGAAAGAACAATTTCAAGACGATTTGTATATCGAAGTAATGCGCCACAATCAACAAGATGAAAACATTGTAAATGAAACTTTATTAAAATTTTCTAAAGCGCACGATGTTAAAATTGTAGCGACAAATAACACCTTTTATTTAGAGAAAAAAGATGCCAATGCACACGATATTTTACTGTGTGTAAAAGACGGCGAAAAACAAGCGACTCCTAAAGGAAAAGGACGTGGTTACAGATATGGTTTGCCAAATGAGGAATATTATTTTAAATCTTCGGATGAAATGAAAACCTTATTTGCAGATTTACCTGAGGCGATTATTAACATTCAAGAAATTGTAGATAAAGTAGAAATATTTACATTGGCTAGAGACGTTTTATTACCTGCTTTCGATATTCCTGAAGAATTTGTTTCAGAAGAAGATAAAAAAGACGGAGGAAAACGTGGGGAAAATAAATTCTTACGTCATTTAACGTACGAAGGTGCAAAAAAACGATATGGAGAAATTACAGAATCTATTAAAGAACGTTTAGATTTTGAACTTTCCGTAATTGAAAAAACAGGATACCCTGGTTATTTCTTAATTGTAGAAGATTTTATTCGAGAAGCCAGAAATATGGATGTTGCAGTAGGGCCTGGACGTGGTTCTGCAGCTGGTTCTGTGGTTGCCTATTGTCTTTGGATTACAAATATCGACCCCATTCAATACGATTTACTTTTTGAGCGTTTCTTAAATCCTGAACGTGTTTCTATGCCAGATATCGATATAGATTTTGATGATGAAGGCCGAAGCAGAGTAATGGATTATGTAATTGATAAATATGGTGCAAATCAAGTGGCTCAAATTATCACCTATGGAACCATGGCAGCAAAATCGTCCATTAGAGATACTGCCAGAGTTTTAGATTTACCACTTTTTGAAGCCGATAGAATTGCAAAATTAATTCCAGGAATTAAACTAAAAAATATCTTTGGCGATGATGCCAAAAGTAAAGGAAAAGTAGAGGGTTTACGTGCTGAAGAAAAACAGCTTGTAGAAGAATTAAGACACATGTCTTTTGGAAACGATTTGGTTTCTGAAACGATAAATAAAGCCACAATTTTAGAAGGTTCAGTTAGAAATACAGGAATTCACGCCTGTGGTGTAATTATTACACCTGGAGATATTACCAATTATGTTCCTGTAGCTTTAGCAAAGGATTCAGACATGTATGTTACCCAATTTGATAACTCTGTAGTGGAATCTGCAGGTTTGCTAAAAATGGACTTTTTAGGTTTAAAAACGCTTACTTTAATTAAAGACACCGTTAAAATTGTAAAAGCAAAACATGGTGTAGAATTAGACCCAGAAACGTTTCCTTTAGATGATGAAAAAACGTATGAATTATTCCAAAGAGGAGAAACTGTAGGTATTTTTCAATATGAATCTCCAGGAATGCAAAAACACATGCGTTCTTTAAAACCAACGGTTTTTGCAGATTTAATTGCCATGAATGCATTGTACAGACCTGGACCCATGGAATATATTCCGTCTTTTATTAATAGAAAACACGGAACAGAAGATATTGAGTACGATTTACCTGCCATGGAAGAATATTTGGCAGAAACGTATGGAATTACAGTATACCAAGAGCAAGTAATGTTACTTTCACAAAAGCTGGCAAATTTTACCAAAGGTGAAGCCGATGTTTTACGTAAAGCAATGGGTAAAAAGCAAATTGCGGTTTTAGATAAAATGAAACCAAAATTTATAGAACAAGCTGCTGCAAATGGACATGATGCAAAAAAATTAGAAAAAATTTGGAAAGATTGGGAAGCATTTGCAAGTTATGCATTTAACAAATCGCACTCTACTTGTTATGCTTGGATTGCTTACCAAACTGCGTATTTAAAGGCACATTATCCTGCAGAATATATGGCTTCTGTACTTTCTAATAACATGAAAGACATTAAAGCCGTTTCGTTTTTTATGGAAGAATGTAAACGAATGGGACTCCAAGTTTTAGGTCCAGATTTAAATGAATCTTTCTTAAAGTTTTCCGTAAATAAAGAAGGTGCTGTTCGTTTTGGAATGGCTGCTGTAAAAGGTGTTGGTGCTGCTGCAGTAAGAGCAATTATTAAAGAACGAGAAGAAAACGGAAATTATACCTCCATTTTCGATTTGGCGAAACGTGTAGATTTAAGAGCTGCCAATAAAAAATCGTTCGATAGTTTGGTAAAAGCAGGTGCTTTTGATTCTTTTACAAATACACACAGAGCACAATATTTTGCAAAAGACGAAAAAGGAATTACCTTCTTAGAACGTGCTATGAAATTCGGAAGTAAATTTCAAGAAAACGAAAATTCTGCACAAGTTTCTATGTTTGGCGAAGCTTCTACTGTGCAATTTCCAGAACCAGATATTCCACAATGTGAAACTTGGGGAACTATGGAATTATTATCTCAAGAAAAAGAAGTCATCGGAATTTACATTTCTGCACATCCTTTAGATGATTTTAAAAATGAATTAAAATTCTGCAACGCTTCCTTAAAATATTTTAAAGCAGATTTGGCGAAATTTGTAAATATGAACTTGGCTTTTGCTGCAATTATTACAGATGTGCAACACAGAGTTTCTAAAGCCGGTAAAGGCTGGGCAATGTTTACGATGGAAGATTATGGCGATAGTCATGAATTTAGAATATTTGGCGAAGATTATTTAAGAATGAAACACTTTTTAGTGCCCAATTCTTTCTTGTTTGTACGTTGTACCATTCAACCAGGTTGGACGAATAAAGAGGGCGTAACTGGAGAACCAAGATTAAAATTTACAGAAATGAAATTGTTGCACGACATTATGGACGAACTCTGTAAAAAAGTAACGATTCAACTTCCTTTAAACGAAATTAAAGAAGACACCATTTTAAATTTAGAATCTATTTTAAAAAATTCGCCAGGAAAACAAAATTTAAATTTTACAGTTTGGGACGAAAAAGAAAAGTTAGAAGTAAGTTTGCCAAGTAGAAATACAAAAATTCATATTACGAATGAATTGTTGGCTACTTTAGAGAGCCAGCAAATTCAATTTAAACTGAATTAA
- the ruvC gene encoding crossover junction endodeoxyribonuclease RuvC codes for MAIEKIILGIDPGTTVMGFGLIKVVGKKMEFIQMNELILTKYTDHYLKLKLIFERTTELIDTYNPDEIAIEAPFFGKNVQSMLKLGRAQGVAMAAGLSREIPITEYLPKKIKMAITGNGSASKEQVALMLKSLLNLKTLPKNLDATDGLAAAVCHFYNSGRVVGGKNYTGWASFVKQNPTKIK; via the coding sequence GTGGCCATAGAAAAAATAATTTTAGGAATAGACCCAGGAACTACAGTTATGGGGTTTGGTTTGATAAAAGTTGTCGGTAAAAAAATGGAATTTATTCAAATGAACGAATTAATTCTAACAAAATATACCGACCATTATTTAAAATTAAAATTAATTTTCGAGCGAACAACCGAATTAATAGATACTTATAATCCTGACGAAATCGCCATTGAAGCACCTTTTTTTGGGAAAAATGTGCAAAGTATGTTAAAGTTGGGTAGAGCACAAGGAGTTGCAATGGCAGCAGGTTTGTCGAGAGAAATTCCAATTACAGAATATTTGCCAAAGAAAATTAAAATGGCGATTACTGGAAATGGGAGTGCCAGTAAAGAGCAAGTGGCTTTGATGTTAAAATCGCTATTAAACTTAAAAACCTTACCAAAAAACCTTGATGCAACAGATGGTTTGGCAGCTGCAGTTTGTCATTTTTACAATTCAGGACGCGTTGTTGGAGGGAAAAATTATACGGGTTGGGCAAGTTTTGTGAAGCAGAATCCTACAAAAATTAAATAA
- a CDS encoding DUF4920 domain-containing protein — translation MKRIVKFCAIVLLFFTACKDGKKENKEVEKTNKEIEYATFGDKISEKDALTKDQMLAKFENMNVGDTINVKFTSEIKEVCSKKGCWMKLPLGKETETMVRFKDYGFFMPIDSQGKEVILEGKAFVKVTPVEELQHYAEDAGKSKEEIAKITQPKREFAFEANGVLLKTE, via the coding sequence ATGAAGAGAATCGTTAAATTTTGTGCAATCGTATTGTTGTTTTTTACAGCTTGTAAAGACGGGAAGAAAGAAAATAAAGAAGTAGAGAAGACAAATAAAGAGATAGAGTATGCAACTTTTGGAGATAAAATTTCAGAAAAAGATGCGTTAACAAAAGACCAAATGTTAGCGAAATTCGAAAACATGAATGTTGGAGACACTATTAATGTAAAGTTTACTTCAGAAATTAAAGAAGTTTGTTCTAAAAAAGGATGTTGGATGAAGTTGCCTTTAGGTAAAGAAACAGAAACAATGGTTCGTTTTAAAGATTACGGATTTTTTATGCCTATAGATTCGCAAGGGAAAGAAGTAATTTTAGAAGGAAAAGCATTTGTAAAAGTTACACCTGTAGAAGAATTGCAACATTATGCAGAAGATGCAGGAAAAAGTAAAGAAGAGATTGCAAAAATTACTCAACCAAAAAGAGAATTTGCTTTTGAAGCCAATGGTGTTTTGCTAAAAACAGAATAG